One window of Camelina sativa cultivar DH55 chromosome 4, Cs, whole genome shotgun sequence genomic DNA carries:
- the LOC104781542 gene encoding uncharacterized protein LOC104781542: MMKKKKQSRSQSSTKKTLEPSSDSSPSPRLLSIIRSKLASGKDLKHMFRVRGMRSKPVPGLSSQSRIVRCPECHKLLQEPLDATSYKCGGCDSILHAKRLELEGNDNTNTIPKALLSSQNHSLSTEVESAEGGSRTPVRSVQREYNSRASPSVERGYHSETVNKHETSDIHREWMRRADEFSVTGDSDAFASARSSPYNSRSSTSQWKQHEGRYEDPPRVPFYPGSPSPSSAYEYGYSSPFHGSHVSASEQSYNHHQPNQFKQYGREGSFQESSVASPTRFPGETSTGKYYPRSSQSQHHDLQYHNLYESSNSTTPIRPVYSESSYQAAAAPNRSTYSKHSVGISKSDTSSKKSSRRDKKRYVRERNPVVKHHILPSAGGAPFATCSYCLELLQLPQVSPQGKHKRYQVRCGSCSGILKFSLRGKTDTVQDSPSFLDSGMGFADETVTNHQDSASEGHEEIYPDGSYLPCLDDDYGDIICKSTDAVILNRSQDTLEDKGIKEDIKNISSIFLDSKLEALQPHLKPLANHRLRKQQPASSDTIAETSRNHVEQSQEAHSEKSTEMDNNIIERVSCNLEESEYENNEHIKPEEVVGEGSGESLEVPEYKNERMSETREQAERDAERSISHCKELLYKKEYVYETCVLSEDTRDTHEIEWEETQENEECGDEHTWEENMGDKPWMHLGTSQYIGDSINDSSLRYSETFEDTSLKKDIEDISNIYSDPMSTTPQSPLKSLVNENQRFIGHPAQLCEAIVTISRIHEEQSKHRYENLKERQELEMTISDRVRCELEESREKINETLELNKVGEDGSIVSLEKASGAGEEGLVSHQMESPNENLETSYGTLETVYLEGSGFAGERTWEETVEDRAGLHLEEYESNYENYSIPFCTHDYELGTILEPDKDPDGRSESNSQSSFNENGGSEERVVLHDSQDAITEHSQYEYESSSKMSNTVFDVVRSDLQELKYETNETLGPNKMVRDGSVVSVSQEEEPWLVDENKTEALKDGVMVKDGPSLHLEKCENESIKVEETLEWTSERAPTFRLHESELGAILEFDDDADDRSHNSSRSSFNDHELSKERQLFNVEEPQLVIDGRTEPLQVGEMAKDTISLELEECENESMKVDETFEWTPGRTLTFRRHECEVGTKHEPDADDIFRLSLDGTLEQERRVLMSQDKQENAWNTFKKCDADEDIPAFSSRVSSEDYKSPSKMAELDSEGEEEISRAHLEHFQKENEKSRLTSEPYAHIYSRTEPSEIVGLRLALYQTQKSPLRSPLTSPIHTPIGSPLHYLMASQIRSPITSIINSRIVSPLRSPINSSGSLSDVLFLSKKR; the protein is encoded by the exons atgatgaagaagaagaaacagagcagatCCCAATCTTCTACCAAGAAAACTCTTGAACCATCCTCAGATTCATCACCTTCACCAAGACTCCTCTCCATTATCCGTTCTAAG ttgGCAAGTGGTAAAGACTTGAAGCATATGTTCCGAGTCCGAGGCATGAGGAGTAAACCCGTTCCCGGATTATCTTCTCAGTCTAGAATCGTGAGATGTCCCGAGTGCCACAAACTTCTCCAAGAACCTTTAGATGCGACTTCCTACAAATGTGGTGGATGCGACTCGATTCTTCATG CAAAACGTTTGGAACTGGAAGGCAATGATAACACAAACACTATTCCCAAggctcttctttcttctcaaaacCATAGTTTAAGTACCGAGGTAGAATCTGCAGAAGGTGGTAGTAGAACTCCAGTGAGGAGTGTTCAACGGGAGTACAATTCAAGGGCATCACCTTCTGTTGAAAGGGGATATCATTCAGAAACTGTTAACAAGCATGAGACATCTGATATCCACAGAGAATGGATGAGAAGGGCTGATGAGTTCAGTGTGACGGGTGATTCTGATGCGTTTGCTTCAGCAAGAAGCTCTCCGTATAACTCACGCAGCAGTACCTCGCAATGGAAACAACATGAGGGAAGATACGAAGACCCACCTCGGGTTCCTTTCTATCCAGGAAGTCCTTCCCCTTCTTCTGCATATGAATATGGCTACAGTAGCCCCTTTCACGGGTCTCATGTTTCTGCATCAGAGCAGTcttataatcatcatcaaccaaacCAATTCAAGCAATATGGAAGAGAAGGCTCGTTTCAAGAATCTTCTGTTGCTTCACCTACCCGTTTTCCGGGTGAGACATCTACTGGAAAGTACTATCCCCGGTCTTCTCAGTCTCAGCATCACGATCTTCAGTATCATAATCTATATGAATCCAGTAACTCTACAACCCCGATTCGTCCTGTGTACTCTGAGAGTAGTTATCAAGCAGCTGCAGCCCCAAATCGCTCCACATACTCTAAGCATTCCGTAGGGATTTCTAAGAGTGACACTAGTAGTAAGAAGAGCTCTCGCAGGGACAAGAAACGGTATGTCAGAGAAAGGAATCCTGTGGTGAAGCACCATATTCTTCCTTCAGCTGGTGGTGCGCCTTTTGCTACTTGTTCCTATTGCTTGGAACTTCTACAGCTTCCTCAGGTTTCTCCCCAAgggaaacataagagatatcAAGTGAGATGTGGCAGTTGTTCCGGTATACTTAAGTTCTCTCTTCGAGGGAAAACAGATACTGTCCAGGATTCACCTAGCTTTCTGGATTCTGGCATGGGTTTTGCTGATGAGACTGTTACTAATCACCAGGATTCAGCTTCAGAAGGTCATGAAGAGATTTATCCAGATGGAAGTTATCTGCCGTGTTTAGACGACGATTATGGAGATATAATCTGCAAAAGCACCGATGCTGTTATATTGAACCGAAGTCAGGACACACTGGAGGATAAGGGCATTAAAGAAGACATAAAGAACATATCTAGCATTTTTTTAGATTCAAAATTGGAGGCATTGCAGCCTCATCTGAAACCTTTGGCGAACCACAGATTACGAAAGCAACAACCTGCATCAAGTGATACTATTGCAGAGACTTCAAGGAATCATGTAGAGCAATCTCAGGAAGCTCATTCAGAAAAGTCAACCGAGATGGATAATAACATTATTGAAAGAGTCAGTTGCAATTTAGAAGAGTCTGAATATGAGAACAATGAACATATTAAGCCAGAAGAGGTAGTTGGAGAAGGATCAGGTGAGTCCCTGGAGGTTCCAGAATACAAGAACGAAAGGATGAGTGAAACAAGAGAACAAGCTGAGAGAGATGCAGAGAGATCGATATCTCATTGTAAGGAACTTCTATACAAGAAAGAATACGTCTATGAAACATGCGTACTGTCCGAGGATACCAGGGACACTCACGAGATTGAATGGGAGGAGActcaagaaaatgaagaatGTGGAGACGAACATACATGGGAAGAGAACATGGGAGACAAACCGTGGATGCATTTGGGGACATCACAGTATATTGGAGATTCAATCAATGACAGCAGCTTACGCTATAGTGAAACATTTGAGGATACATCACTCAAGAAAGATATTGAGGACATCTCGAACATATATTCAGATCCAATGTCAACTACACCACAGTCTCCCCTGAAATCTTTGGTGAACGAGAATCAGAGGTTTATAGGACATCCTGCCCAATTATGTGAAGCTATAGTCACAATATCCAGGATCCATGAGGAGCAGTCCAAGCATAGGTATGAGAATTTAAAAGAAAGACAAGAGTTGGAAATGACTATCAGTGACAGAGTCAGGTGTGAGTTAGAGGAgtctagagaaaagataaacGAAACTCTTGAGCTGAACAAGGTGGGCGAAGATGGATCTATTGTTTCTCTCGAGAAGGCGAGTGGGGCAGGTGAAGAGGGACTAGTATCTCATCAAATGGAGTCTCCAAACGAGAATTTAGAAACTTCCTATGGAACACTAGAAACAGTTTATCTAGAAGGAAGCGGTTTTGCAGGTGAAAGAACGTGGGAAGAGACAGTGGAAGATAGAGCGGGGCTGCATTTGGAGGAATATGAAAGCAACTATGAGAATTACAGCATACCATTTTGCACGCATGATTATGAGCTAGGGACAATACTTGAACCAGACAAGGATCCTGATGGAAGATCAGAATCCAATTCACAAAGTTCCTTCAATGAAAATGGAGGATCAGAAGAGAGAGTCGTGCTTCATGATTCTCAAGATGCTATAACAGAGCATTCCCAGTATGAGTATGAGAGCTCAAGCAAAATGAGTAACACCGTTTTTGACGTAGTCAGGTCTGATTTACAGGAGCTTAAATATGAGACAAATGAAACGCTTGGGCCAAACAAGATGGTGAGAGATGGATCTGTTGTTTCTGTGTCTCAAGAGGAGGAGCCCTGGCTAGTGGATGAGAACAAAACCGAAGCGCTAAAAGATGGTGTTATGGTGAAAGATGGACCATCGCTGCACTTGgaaaaatgtgaaaatgaaTCAATAAAAGTGGAAGAAACACTCGAATGGACTTCAGAAAGAGCTCCAACATTTCGGCTCCATGAGTCTGAGCTAGGGGCAATACTGGAATTTGACGACGATGCTGATGACAGATCACATAATAGTTCAAGGAGTTCCTTCAAtgaccatgaactttcaaaagAAAGACAGTTGTTCAATGTGGAGGAGCCTCAGCTGGTGATTGATGGCAGAACCGAACCGCTACAAGTAGGCGAAATGGCAAAAGATACAATATCACTGGAGTTGGAAGAGTGTGAAAATGAATCAATGAAAGTAGATGAGACATTTGAATGGACACCAGGGAGAACTTTGACATTTCGTCGCCACGAATGTGAGGTAGGGACAAAGCATGAACCAGACGCAGATGATATATTCAGGCTGAGTCTTGACGGCACACTTGAACAAGAGAGAAGGGTATTGATGTCTCAAGATAAGCAAGAAAATGCATGGAACACCTTTAAAAAATGTGATGCTGACGAAGATATACCAGCATTTAGTTCAAGGGTGTCTTCAGAGGACTATAAATCTCCAAGTAAAATGGCAGAACTAGATAGTGAAGGTGAAGAGGAGATATCAAGAGCCCATCTAGAGCATTTTcagaaagagaatgagaagtCAAGACTAACCTCTGAACCATATGCTCACATCTACAGCAGAACAGAGCCTTCTGAAATCGTGGGTTTGCGTCTTGCGTTATACCAAACGCAAAAATCACCTCTACGGTCGCCTCTCACGTCACCAATTCATACTCCTATAGGTTCTCCACTGCATTACCTGATGGCTTCACAAATCCGTTCTCCAATAACTTCAATAATAAATTCCCGCATAGTTTCACCACTTCGTTCCCCAATTAACTCATCTGGTTCACTATCTGATGTATTGTTCCTCAGCAAAAAACGTTGA
- the LOC104784114 gene encoding putative thioredoxin H10 yields MGNRCARTPCCRKLWSCICCCCSNNNNKNKTQTRSQHGSKGKVHPVSRIEKWEEKITEANSNGKILVVNFSAPWCVPCKKIEPVFRELASRYPSMIFVTVDVEELAEFSNEWNVEATPTVVFLKDGRQMDKLVGAETSELQKKTAAAADLFLKNP; encoded by the exons ATGGGAAATCGTTGTGCAAGAACACCTTGTTGTAGAAAG TTATGGTCATGTATATGCTGCTgctgcagcaacaacaacaacaaaaacaagactcAAACCCGAAGCCAACACGGGTCCAAAGGTAAGGTCCATCCGGTAAGCAGAATCGAGAAATGGGAAGAAAAGATCACAGAAGCTAACAGTAATGGCAAGATT CTCGTGGTAAATTTCAGCGCTCCATGGTGTGTACCTTGTAAGAAGATAGAACCAGTATTCAGGGAGCTTGCTTCTAGATACCCTTCAATGATATTTGTAACGGTTGATGTCGAAGAACTCGCT gAGTTTAGTAATGAATGGAATGTGGAAGCTACACCAACGGTAGTGTTCCTTAAAGATGGAAGACAAATGGATAAACTTGTTGGTGCAGAAACCTCAGAGCTTCAGAAGAAGACAGCAGCAGCTGCTGATCTCTTTCTCAAAAATCCATAA